The Erinaceus europaeus chromosome 13, mEriEur2.1, whole genome shotgun sequence genome segment ATTTAGATTATTGTAATATATTCAACTTACACTCATCTCTAAAACAGGAAGGCACAcattggcggggggtgggggtggggtggagtggtggtGCTGGTTTTCTGCTCCGTCTTCAAAATAAAAAACCATATACAAATTCCACTACTGAAACTAATCATTTCCTAAGGCCCTTGTATTTATGTCCTTGCACAGCTAATCTTACTACACTCATCATATAGCACTTTAGTTTCTTATTAAATCTAATACCTGAGAGACAAAGCAGCCTTGACTGCTCTTTCTAAAAGTAACTTGAGTAAGCTGCTCCTATTTCATATAGAATCTAGGACCATTACAGCCTCTCTGTGAACAACTTGTAAAATAAATTGTTACAAATCTGGGAATTTCTGTAAGTACTACAACCAATATTTACAAAAGATGAAAATATCCAAGTACAAAATTCTTATGTAAAAGCTTAATTCAGACTATAAGACATACTTATCTGTAATCCAAATAACACCACTGAAGCAATGGTAGAAAGCACAATGGCTGCTGCAGCTGAAAAGCCCTTCATGATGTTGTCTGTGTACTTGACCACGACAGAAGTATAGAGACCTCCAACACTTGCcaagacttgtatacagaaaagaaataaaatcttaatgcTCAAATAAATGGAACATTCTGTGATGGTGAAGCAATTTCATCCCCAGAGATTCCATACTAATTTACCTAGGAAAATAGTGTTTTCCTTAGAAGGAGTCATCTGAGAGAGTTTATACTGAAAGGAGGGGTAATTTCCACAAAACAACATTGTTTTTCAGATGCCCAAAGGGCAATGTGGTCTACGACTAAACTGTACACATTTATTGCTAACACATTACATTTTGATTGTGAAGGGAAAAATTGCTTTGGGATAGCTACATACAAAAGTatgtcaataaaaacaaaattacattTTCAAACTGGTGTTCACAGTATCAAAGGAATAATTTCAAAATGCTATAAAAGCttaaaatgaactttaaaaaaatctacccAGAACCCTTAATTCCTATATACTTACAGATGACAAACCAGACATAATATGTGTAACCATAGAAAaatcctttttctttaatttcagcTCCATCTGACAAGTAGACGCCAACTAATGTCACAGCAATCCCTGACAGGTACATTTGAATGTTTCTCACCCAAAGGGAAGTATCTGAACTCTTTAAAACTTTTTCAAAATATACTCCTAAAAGAAAATTAGATATGCAaatatgaaataaagataatttaaaatatatttcatttaatcTACAGATAGAATAACTAAGATTCATTTGGGGAGCAGACATTTTACATaaattaaatgtatatttattattaattataacaCCATACTCAACAGTGCCACTTTGTACCTTTAAAAGTTTatattatcgggagtcgggctgtagtgcagcgggttaagcgcaggtggcgcaaagcacaaggaccggcataaggatcctggttcgaaccccggctccccacctgcaggggagtcgcttcacaggcggtgaagcaggtctgcaggtgtctgtttttctctcctcctctctgtcttcccctcctctctccatttctctctgtcctatccaacaacgacaacaacaataataactacaacaataaaacaacaagggcaacaaaagggaataaataaataaaataaatattaaaaaaaagtttatattatCTAGGGGGGAATTTCTAATCCACATTTAATGGGAGACTTCAGTTACCATTAACAGTTTCTACatttaatataaaagaaaagcaGATTGAAAAAGCTATTTGTTAATACCAGTAAATGATTTCCTTTGGTTAGCTGAAAACCTGTACTACTAGTGTCAATTATGTTACCATACATACCCTTATAATAGATGCCTAGTAATGAATACTCCTAACATTGCAAAATAATCTATATAGCTCTCACTTGGAAATGTTTCAAAGTAAcacaagcaaaaataaaattcaaatagaaTTTGCTGAGTGAAGCCATTTTCCTTGACAGGGTTTCACAAACGTTCATATACAAATATTAGAACCAAGAAATCATGAACTATTGATAGTTGGTAAATTTTGTGCACATGTATTTGGAGTTTGGGGATTTATTGCTTTCTTCAGATACTCAAAAAACACAAATGACCCCTGCCCctaagggaaaaaaggggggggggatacaaTCTAGCCTGAGGCTAGTGCTCTAAGTTTtatatttaaacaaaacaaaaaaagtttcaaatttttaaaatgtggtttAAAGAAGATATTAAAGATTTTGGTTATAAAAACCTTATTAGAGACTTAAGAACCACAATCATCTAAAAAACACTAATGAAAAACAAGGTTGTTTTTTAATGAACTTGGGTTGGAAGTAGCCAGAGAATGTGAACAAACATAACTATTCTAATTTCTACCTTTTACTATCTGGGAATTTACTCTCTGGGAAAATCATTTAACTATTTGATATTCAGTAGCTAATTAGTACTCCAAGAACAACGAGATATTAAATAATCTACCATTTCCTCAACTGTGTATTGAGAGgataaacaaaagttgagtatAAATGTTTAATTACTTGAAAATTATTTGAAATCAAATAGTATATTAGTTTTGAGGTAGCTCCAAGTTCTGTTTCTAATTATCTGGTTTCTAAGCATAAGTTCAGTATGATACTGTCATTACGTATGATTCTAAATTTAGTTTTCCCCTATCACACACTGTATTTATAAGCAATCTAATTCCATATCAAATCTACTTTCTTAGTcagaaataaaaactttaattcTTAAACTAACACAAATGAAAATAATCATaagtagctttaaaaaaatactctttaaaaaaatgtttcttttctggtgaaaatattttttaaacagtgcATTTCTTATGCTACATGTAACATTCATACTTTGTTGCTTCATTAAGTGGGGgactgattattttttaatttctttattggggattaatgatttacagtcaacagtaaaatacaatagtctatacacggataacatttccacataacaatataacccccactaggactGATTCTTAATACACATGATTCCAGACTTCTGTTTGTTGTCATTGATTTTAGTTTtcatcccctctcccctttttggCTGTTACATTCACTTATGAAgttactctcctttctccctacatcccatcccctccctactTCGTATGACTCCTAATTTAGTGAAATGAGGAATTTGAGGTTAGTAGAGAAAATCAGATGCTAGCTGATAACTAGCCCATTACAGTTGCAGAATCTAGCCTGAGGATAGTGCCAGTCCCAAGAAAATGAAGAGGCATGTGAACCTTTCAAAGACTAAGTCTCTCCATTTTCAGAGTCCCTCTCTTTTCATCATTTCTGGGGCTTAGGCTGGACCATAGATGACAGAAAGTATATTGTCAGGTAAATACAAGTGTGAATAAGGACTGAATTCAGTTAAACAGTACCTGATATTCACTGAAAAAACATCTGACACAAACTATAAACAACTACAAGAAGATAAACCTTTAATGGATAAAACTGCTAGTGGGTTTTTAACTGACAAAGTAAGAAACTTTTATGATTTACCTGCAAATCCTGAACATAGTACAGCAATCGCTATAGCACCAAAACCTAACAGTGGATTCTGTTCCACCTGTAATAGTaatgttttaaaagtttttttaatgagTAGAATTCATCTAAGAGACCAAATGACTGCAAAATTCATATAGTTCTACAGAAAGTATATGTCATAGCAGACCCAGGTGTAATACAGAATAAGATAGGgccaaaaaaagagaagacacttATCCTACACTGTGGCAGACAGGGCAATAGTTCAGTTAGTATGTTTTTACTTCAATGCCTTCAATCCCATTACATCCCAGCACTGCCCACACCAATGTGGTATTCTGGGGTGAGTATGTATATGTTGTGAAACTTTCTCATCTTatatgtagtaaataaaataaatgtggtccaggaagtgtctGTCCGTAGGGCACAGGATTTAGATGCAAGAAGCCCTggattctatccccagcaccaatacatcagaatggtgctctggtctgtctctcataaaagtatatatattttaaatatgtccCCCAAGCTCTGGTAGTATTtctcctgtctccctttctctaacTGAATAAAAAAGCAATCTGTAGCAGTGGGATCACATACAGACAAGACCCCCAAATACAGTACATGCCCAGTATACCATGTTGATATTTCCAAAGCATAGACTTACCCTTTGTCTTAGTATGAAACTTTTCATAGTTAATCTGTCTCTTTAACTTGTATCATCAAATAACATCAATCATGGAAAAGATAACAGTTCTATTTATTCCTGTCATCTACTGGGTAAAGAAATGACTTTCAAGAGTTTATATTTTGAATTGATATCAAACATTAGTAGCATACCATGTTATGTAttaaatgggggggaaaaaatgaagctctgaggagttgggcggtagcacagcaggttaagtgcaggtggtgcaaagcacaaggaccggcctaaggatcccagtttgagcccacagctccccacccgcaggggagttgcttcacaggcggtgaagcagatctgcaggtgtccatctttctctccccttctgccctccccatctctttcgatttctctctgtcctatccaacaacaatgacatcaacaacaataactacaacaatataaaacaagggcaacaaaaaggaataaataaatattttaaaaaatgaaactctgGTTCTTAGATCACAAATGTGGGCAAGACTGACAGTATATATACTTATAATAGACTATGTTAACAGATGTATAATATGGGCCTCAGTGTGTTGTTACAACATTAACTCCTCTCAGGAGTTTTCACCAGTCTTCAAAAAGGGAAGCTATCCCAACAGTAACACTGTAGCAGGTTGAAACACATGACTATAATATAACAAGCACATACTTTGTTCAAATGTCTGATATGAGAGTATCACTTCTGCAGTCTGAGAGGTCTTTTTAGGTATtggattcttttttatatatatttatttactttcccttttgttgcccttgttttgttttgttttttattattgttgtagttactgttgtcattagataggacagagagaaatggagagcgaatgggaagacagagagagagagagaaagatagacacctgcagacctgcttcaccgcctgtgaagtgactcccctgcaggtggggagccaggggcttgaactgggatccttatgctggtccttgtgctttgcatcacgtgcacttaacccgctgtggtaccgtccgactcccaggcACTAGATTCTTAAACATGAGGTTCTAGTTTGATTCTGGGCATCACATAGCAGggtgctgctctggttctctctctccccatctacctccctcattaataaataaaatcctttaaaaagtaataatgtaggttcctgagaggaaatgcttGGTATGAAATTCTTGAAGACAAACAGAAGTAGTAGGTATTATGGACTAGTGTTTCTGTACTACCAGCAGCATATCACTAAGGAACTTGTTAGTAATGATGAAAATTGGCATACTCTATCCCAAGCCTACTGATTCATAAACTATGGGAATAGAGCCGATAATCTTTATAACTTTCCAGTTACACCTGATGTACACGAGAGTTTGAGAGCCACTCCTATAGATTAGAGCTGATAAGCACAGATGCTCCTATGCCAATTTCAAGACTATCATAGACATAAGGAAATACAATGGTTGTGAAAACTGAAGGCACTAAAAATTAGTGTCTGGTAAATTCtttagctttcttcttttttttatttttaagatttcttttttcccttctttctttttaatcttttatttattatttgatagagacaggaattgaaaagggagggagaggtagagaaggagaaataccgaaagacacctgcagccctgcttcaccactcatgaagctttccttctgcaggtggtgaccaggggcttgaacctgggtccttgcacactataatgtgtgcacttaaccaggtgtgcctccacctggctcCCAATTCTTAGCTTTCTTCTCTGCCAGTTTAATCTCTTTACAGTTGGAATTAATGGTGAAAACACTGCTTCTCTggactcagttctggctgataagAAGCTGCTGGGTGATGAGCTAGAAGCCTTGGAAAACAGCAGCCATGTCATTTTAGCACAAATAATAAATAGCCAGATTCATGAAACTCACAAGAGATATGAACCCTGGTCTTGAATAAATCAAAGCAAAAAATAAGCAAGGGGCTATAAAATAGCTCATCTAACAATAATACAGAACTTCAAATACCTATGGTTTCCAGGTTGaccctctggcttctctcttccctctctccctctcatgtgaAATCATCtatcatacaaaaaaaaattttttaagccaAGGgctgtaagatagctcacctggtagagcacatactttaccatgctcaaggacccagggtcaagcctctgGCACCATGGAATGATACCATGCATGGTACCAGGGAAAGTTCCGTAACAGCAGCAGTTctgtagtatctctccttttctctctatctctgaaaagaaaaacagagtccactggaagcagtggaatcatacaggtaGAAAGTCCTGacaccaaaattttaaaaattagttgcATTGgtagtatagtggtgagcatagctgccttccaaaataaaaaaatttagaggGATCCAATATGGCTGCTAGGGAACAGGTGTGTTGTTCTTAGCTGCTGGGGAAACTTCAGTGGAATTATAGCTTAGGTAGGACAAAACCAAGTAGACAACAAACCTACATTCAGCAGAGAAGGATCTAATCTGCACAGGTGGAGACAAAGAATTCAAGAATTCAct includes the following:
- the SLC35A1 gene encoding CMP-sialic acid transporter isoform X1, whose product is MKLSVPSLVYAVQNNMAFLALSNLDAAVYQVTYQLKIPCTALCTVLMLNRTLSKLQWIAIFMLCGGVTLVQWKPAQATKVMVEQNPLLGFGAIAIAVLCSGFAGVYFEKVLKSSDTSLWVRNIQMYLSGIAVTLVGVYLSDGAEIKEKGFFYGYTYYVWFVIFLASVGGLYTSVVVKYTDNIMKGFSAAAAIVLSTIASVVLFGLQINGAENQHHHSTPPPPPANVCLPVLEMSHSPLLWVLFLYVFLYISMDYPDKTLHPSNKEKLHLKRESLVCDFSLKRNCTNTK
- the SLC35A1 gene encoding CMP-sialic acid transporter isoform X2, with product MKLSVPSLVYAVQNNMAFLALSNLDAAVYQVTYQLKIPCTALCTVLMLNRTLSKLQWIAIFMLCGGVTLVQWKPAQATKVMVEQNPLLGFGAIAIAVLCSGFAGVYFEKVLKSSDTSLWVRNIQMYLSGIAVTLVGVYLSDGAEIKEKGFFYGYTYYVWFVIFLASVGGLYTSVVVKYTDNIMKGFSAAAAIVLSTIASVVLFGLQITLTFALGTLLVCVSIYLYGLPRQDTTSIQQGETTSKERVIGV